Below is a genomic region from Pseudomonas sp. JQ170C.
GAGCATTTCCAAGGTCTGCGGCGGTGGCTTGATGTCCAACTACCGCAACATCAAGGGCGTGACCATCAAGGGCTTCGAGGTTGAAAGCTTCTACGACTCCCCCTACCTGTTCGGCTCGGTGTCGTATTCGTGGATCACCGGTCGCCATGAAGGCGCCTACACCAACCCCTGGGGGCCGGACGTCTGGGCCAAGGACATTCCCGCGCCGAAATGGATCACCACCCTGGGCGTGAAGATCCCCAGCTGGGATGCCAAGGTGGGCTGGCAAGCGCAGTTCGTGCGCAAGACCGACCGCCTGCCCAGCGACAACTACCGCGAAGGCCCGGGCAGCGCCCTGGGTGACCGCTACTACGACCACTACGCCAACGAGGACTACGAGATCCACGGCCTGTTCGCCAACTGGAAACCCCAGCAGCCGTACCTCAAGGGCACCGAGGTCAACCTGACCATCGATAACCTGTTCAACAACGACTATCGCTCCGAACTCAGTGGCGCCTACGCCTACAGCCAGGGCCGCAACGCCAAGGTCAGCATCACCCGTTTCTTCTAGGCCGGGCGAACTGTACGGATGAACTTGTGACCAACTGTAACAAGATCATCCGCGCCGCCTGTGGCTCAATGGACGTACTTACCCGCCACAGGCGCTTGCCATGTCCAGCCGCGAAAACACCGGGATGGCCCTTGGGCTGCTCGGTGTCATCATTTTCAGCCTGACCCTGCCCATGACCCGAATCGTCGTGCAGGAACTGCATCCTTTGCTCAATGGCCTGGGCCGCGCCCTGCTGGCGGCGATTCCGGCGGCGGCGCTGCTGCTGTGGCGGCGGGAAAAGTGGCCAACCTGGCAGCAGATCAAAGGCCTGAGCCTGGTGGCGCTAGGTGTGATCCTGGGTTTTCCGGTGTTTTCGGCCTGGGCCATGCAAAGCGTGCCGGCCTCCCATGGCGCCCTGGTCAATGGCCTGCAACCGCTGTGCGTGGCGTTCTATGCCGCCTGGCTGTCCCATGAGCGTCCGTCAAAAGCCTTCTGGGCCTGTGCCGCGCTGGGCAGTGCGCTGGTGTTGGCGTATGCGGTCATCATGGGCGCTGGACAGATTCAGGCCGGTGACCTGCTGATGCTGGCAGCGATTGCCGTGGGCGGGCTGGGCTATGCCGAAGGCGGCAGGCTGGCGCGGGAGATGGGAGGCTGGCAGGTGATCTGCTGGGCGCTGGTGCTGTCGGCGCCGTTGCTGCTGGGGCCGGTGGTGTACCTGGCCTTGCAGCATCAGGGACCGGTGAGTGCCAAAGCCTGGTGGGCGTTTGGCTATGTGTCGCTGTTCTCGCAGTTCATTGGCTTCTTTGCCTGGTATGCGGGGCTGGCGCTGGGCGGGATTGCGCGGGTGAGTCAGATCCAGCTACTGCAGATCTTCTTCACCATCGCCTTTTCGGCGCTGTTCTTTGGCGAGCAGGTCGAGCCGATTACCTGGGTGTTTGCGGCAGGCGTGATCGGCACCGTGGTGCTGGGGCGCAAGACCCGTGTGTACCCGGCAGCGCAAACCACCTGACAGCACCGACTCTGTAGCCGCTGCCGCCAGGCTGCGATCGGCTGCGCAGCAGTCGCCGACGGGCCTTGGATGGTGGCCGCTTCGCGCCCAATCGCAGCCTCGCGGCAGCGGCTACCACACAGCTCAGGCCTGGGCGTTGATCAAGCCATCGGCCTGTAGCAACGTCTCCAGGCAATGCTCCTTGACCCCGTAGAATTCCTTGAGCTGCCGGATCTTCTCCAGCAAGGCCGTCGGGTCCACCGGCGTCTGGCGCTTCACCGCCAGGATCATCTTGTTCTTGTTGGTGTGCTCGAGGGAGATGAACTCGAACACCTTGGTCTCGTAGCCACAGGCTTCCAGGTACAGCGCTCGCAGGCTGTCGGTGAGCATTTCGGCCTGCTGGCCCAGGTGCAGCCCGTACTGCAGCATCGGTTTGAGCAACCCCGGGGTCTGCAATTGCGGGCGGACCTGTTTGTGACAGCACGGCGAACACATGATGATGGCCGCGTCACAGCGGATGCCGGTGTGAATCGCATAGTCGGTAGCGATGTCGCACGCATGCAGGGCAATCATCACGTCGATGGCGGCAGGCACCACACTGCGTACATCACCGCACTCGAATACCAGCCCCGGGTGCTCCAGGCGCGCAGCCGCTGCGTTGCACAACTCGACCATGTCCGGGCGCAATTCGACGCCGGTGACCTGGGCCTCTCGCTGCAGGGTGTTGCGCAGGTAATCGTGGATGGCGAAGGTCAGGTAGCCCTTGCCCGAGCCAAAGTCCGCCACGCTCAGGGGCTGGTCGGCCGCCAGCGGCGCCGAAGCGAGGGCATGGGAAAACACTTCGATGAACTTGTTGATCTGTTTCCATTTGCGCGACATCGACGGAATCAGCGCGTGCTGCTTGTCGGTCACGCCCAGGTCGTGGAGAAACGGCCGGCTCAGTTCCAGGTAGCGCTTTTTCTCGCGGTCATGCTCGCCTGCCGGGGCCTGCAGCGTTTGCTGCACGGCTTTGCTGTGGAGCATCGGCTTGCCCTTCTTGCTGAACTCCAATTGGGCTTCGTCGCTCAGGCTCAGCAGGTGCGCATTGCGAAACGAACCCGGCAGCAGCTCGTCCACCAGCGCCAGGGCTTCATCATTGGCCAGGTTGCGGGTGATGTCGCGCGTCTTGTAGCGGTAGACCAGCGACAGGCAGGCCTGGCCCTTGACGGTCAGCGGCTTGGCGATGATTCGCTGCAGGGCTTCGTCGGTGCCGACATGGCGCGCCAGCACCAGCTTGATCAGGGCGTTCTGTTGCAGGCTGGTGGCGAGCAGGCTCAGAAACTGCGCACGCGCATCCGGCGCGGCCTGGGCGGTGGGGGTATCGGACATCGGGGTGGGTGCCTCGGGTTGCGGAGGGAGCGGCTAGGCGCAATGGCGGGCATTTTACGTGGATGGCCGCCCCGCGCACAGCTTTTGTCGATCAGCGTTCCCGGCTCAGACCAGCACCACCAGGCGGTTGGGCAGTTCGTTGCGCTCGTGGGTCAGGGGCACATGCTGGCGCAGGAGCTCGCCACAGGCCTCGATGCAACTGACAAAACCCTGCAGGGTCTGCCCCTGGCGCACCTGCTCGGTGAAGCGCTGGACGATGCCTTCCCACACCTCGTTGCCCAGGTGCCGGGAGATGCCCTCATCCACCAGGATCTCGACGTAGCGCTCAGCCTCGCTGACAAAAATCAGCACACCGGTACTGCCCACCGTGTGGTGCAGGTTCTGTTCGAGGAACTGCCGCCGGGCAAGGTTGGAGGCGCGCCAGTGGCGTACCGAACGTGGAATCAGGCGGGTGGTGAGGCTGGGAAGGCGAAACAGCAGGCACAGTGCAAGAAAGGTCAGCCACTGGACGATCAGCAGGCTGTTAACGCTGAACCAGCCGGTGAGATAGAACAGCAGGCCCGGCACCAGCAGGGCCACCAGGCTGGCCCAGAGCAACGGGATATAGGCGTAGTCGTCGGCGCGACTGGCCAGCACCGTGACCAGCTCCGCGTCGGTGTGCTGCTCGACCCGGGCAATCGCCTCGGCGACCTGGCGCTGTTCGTGTTCAGTGAGCAAAGTCATGTGCAGGTGTTCCCCTTGATTGTTGTTCTACCAGCCACCGGAGGACCCACCACCACCGAAACCGCCGCCTCCCCCGCGGCCGCCACCCAAGCCGCCAAAACCACCGCCGAATCCGCCGCCCATGCCGCCACGACCGCCCCGGCCGCTGCCGCCAAGGCCCATGGACTGCAAGGCAAAGACAATCACGATCAGCAAGATGAACAGGCCGACGGACCAACCCGGTGCCTCGTCCCCGCCCCCGCCGCCCTGGGCCCGTGACGGCTCGGCCAATGGATTGCCACCCAGCACCTGGAGGATTGCCGCCGTTCCCTGGACGATGCCCAGGCTGAACTCGCCGCGACGAAATGCCGGTGTGATGATGCCGTTGATGATGACGGAGGCCTGGGCGTCGGTCAGGCGCTCTTCCAGGCCGTAACCGACTTCGATGCGCAGCTTGCGCGCCTTGGGGGCGACGATCAACAACGCCCCGTTGTCCTTGCCCTTCTGGCCGATGCCCCAATGGCGCCCCAACTGATAACCGAAGTCTTCAATGGGCAAGCCTTGCAAGTCATCGACCGTCACCACCACGACCTGCTCGGTGGTGGCCTGCTCGTGGGCCGCCAGCATACGTTCGAGCTGGCTGCGGCTACCGGCATCGAGCAGGCCGGCGTTGTCCACCACCCGGCCGGTCAGGGCCGGGAACGTCGGCTCGGCCTTCAACGGCGTGACGATGAACAGCGCCAGCAGCAGCGCCAGATGCACCAGGCGCATCAGAATTTCACTTCAGGGGCTTTGTCGGCGTCGCTGGCAGTGGCCTCGAAGTTCTCCCGCAGCGGCAGGCTGCTGTACATCACGGTGTGCCACAAGCGGCCCGGGAAGGTGCGGATCTCGGTGTTGTAGCGCTGCACGGCGGCAATGAAGTCCTTGCGTGCCACGGCGATGCGGTTTTCCGTGCCTTCGAGTTGCGACTGCAAGGCCAGGAAGTTCTGGTTCGATTTCAGGTCCGGATAGCGCTCCGAAACCACCATCAACCGGCTCAGCGCCCCGGTCAGCTGCGACTGGGCCTGCTGGAACTGCTGCAGTTTCTTCGGATCGTCCAGGGTGCTGGCATCGACCTGGATCGAGGTGGCCTTGGCCCGCGCTTCAATGACCGCCGTCAGGGTTTCCTGCTCCTGCTTGGCGTAGCCCTTGACCGTTTCGACCAGGTTGGGAATCAGGTCGGCGCGGCGCTGGTACTGGTTCTGTACCTGGGCCCAGGCGGCCTTGACCTGTTCGTCGTAGTTGGGAATGTTGTTGATGCCGCAACCGGACACAAGGCTTGCGAGCATCAGCAACAGCCCCACCCTGATGCCCTTGAACTGGATTACCTGCATTTTGCCTTGCTCCTTGATCAGCGTGAGTCATCGTACTTGAGGCATAATCCGTCACCGCCGCTGGATCGTAATGGCCCGATCGGCTAAAAGATGCCCCAGCAAACTACAACAATAGCCGCTTCCCCAACTTCGGCTGGGCAGTATCACCGTGAACACTGCCGCTAGCCCCGAGAACTGAATTCAATGAACAAGCTGTGTTTGCTGGGCCTTCTTGTCAGCCTGGCCAGTCAGTCGGCGTTTGCCGAAACCCCTGCCGAGCCGCTGAAGAACAAACAGGCGTTCATCGCCGACCTCATGCAGCAGATGACCCTGGACGAAAAGATCGGCCAGTTGCGCCTGATCAGCATCGGCCCGGAAATGCCCCGGGAGATGATCCGCAAAGAGATCGCCGCCGGGCGCATCGGCGGCACGTTCAACTCGATCACCCGCGCCGAAAACCGTCCGATGCAGGACGCCGCGGGCCGCAGTCGCCTGAAGATCCCCATGTTCTTCGCCTACGACGTGATCCACGGTCACCGCACCATTTTTCCGATCAGCCTGGCCCTGGCGTCGAGCTGGGACATGGGCGCGATCGCCAAGGTCGGCCGGGTTTCTGCGCTGGAAGCAGCCTCCGACGGCATCGACATGACCTTCGCACCGATGGTCGACATCGCCCGCGACCCACGCTGGGGCCGCACCAGTGAAGGCTTTGGTGAAGACACCTACCTGGTCTCGCGCATCTCCAAAGTGATGGTCGAGTCGTTCCAGGGCAAAAGCCCGGCAGAACCCACCAGCCTGATGGCCAGCGTCAAGCACTTCGCCCTGTACGGCGCAGTGGAAGGCGGGCGCGACTACAACACCGTCGACATGAGCCCGACCAAGATGTTCAACGACTACCTGCCCCCCTACCGCGCGGCCATCGACGCCGGCGCCGGGGGCGTGATGGTTGCCCTGAACTCGATCAACGGCGTACCGGCCACCTCCAACACCTGGCTGATGAACGATCTGCTGCGCAAGGACTGGGGCTTCAAGGGCGTGACCGTGAGCGATCACGGCGCGATCACCGAGCTGGTGCGTCATGGCGTGGCCCGCGATGGCCGCGAAGCCGCCAAGCTTGCCATCAAGGCCGGCATCGACCTGAGCATGAACGACTCGCTGTACGGCGAAGAGCTGGCCAGCTTGCTCAAGGCCGGTGAAATCAACCAGGCCGACATCGACAACGCCGTGCGCGAAGTGCTCGGCGCCAAGTACGACATGGGCCTGTTCGCCGACCCGTACCGTCGCATCGGAAAGGCCAGCGAAGACCCGGCCGATACCTACGCCGACAGCCGCCTGCACCGCGCCGAGGCCCGTGATGTCGCGCGCCGCAGCCTGGTGCTGCTGGAAAACCGCGAGCAGACCCTGCCGCTGAAAAAGGCTGGCACGATCGCCCTGGTCGGCCCGCTGGCCGACGCCCCCATCGACATGATGGGCAGTTGGGCCGCCGCCGGACGTCCGGCCCAGTCGGTGACCGTGCGCGAAGGCATGCGCCAGGTGCTGGGCGACAAGGCCAAGGTGATCTACGCCAAGGGTTCCAACGTCACCCACGACAAGGCCATCCTCGATTACCTGAACTTCCTCAACTTCGACGCGCCGGAAATCGTCGACGACCCACGTCCTGCCGCGGTGTTGATCGACGAAGCGGTCAAGGCTGCCAAGCAGTCCGACGTGGTAGTGGCGGTGGTTGGCGAGTCGCGTGGCATGTCCCACGAGTCCTCCAGCCGCACCACCCTGGAAATCCCGGCCGCCCAGCGCGAACTGATCAAGGCCCTGAAGGCCACCGGCAAGCCGCTGGTGCTGGTGCTGATGAATGGCCGTCCGCTGTCGCTGACCTGGGAGCGTGAGCAAGCCGACGCCATCCTCGAAACCTGGTTCAGCGGTACCGAAGGCGGCAACGCCATCGCCGATGTCCTGTTCGGCGACTACAACCCCTCGGGCAAGCTGGCGATCACCTTCCCGCGCTCGGTCGGGCAGATCCCGATGTACTACAACCACCTGAGCATTGGCCGCCCCTTCACCCCGGGCAAGCCTGGCAACTACACCTCGCAGTACTTCGAGGAGCCCAACGGCCCGCTGTACCCCTTCGGCTACGGCCTGAGCTACAGCGACTTCAGCCTCTCGGCGCTGACCCTGTCGAGCAAGACCCTGAAAAAGGGCCAGAGCCTCGAAGCCAGCATCCAGGTGAAGAACACCGGCAAACGTGACGGCGAAACCGTGGTTCAGCTGTATGTGCAAGACATCGCCGCCTCCATGAGCCGCCCGGTCAAGGAGCTCAAGAACTTCCAGAAAGTCATGCTCAAGGCCGGTGAAGAACGCACCGTGCGCTTCACCCTCAGTGAAGATGACCTGAAGTTCTACAATACCCAGCTGCAATGGGCAGCCGAACCTGGCGAGTTCAACGTTCAGGTCGGGCTGGACTCTCAGGTCGTGCAGCAACAGCGCTTCGAGCTGCTGTAAACCGTTGTCACGCTCCAGGGGAAGGCCAGGAGGCCTTCCCGAACCGCCGGGACTTGCACCATGCCTTATTCCTTTCGCGCCCTGCGTCTGGGGCTGATCGTTTTCTTCATCCTCGCCGGCACCCTGTTCACGGCTGGCTGGGCCATGCACCACGCCAAGCGCCAGTCGATGGTCGAGGAAGCCGGTCGCGCCAGCCAGCAACTGGGCCTGTATGCCACCTCGCTGCAGACCCTGATCGAACGCTACCGCGCCCTGCCCGCCGTACTGGCCCTGGACCCGGAGCTGATCAGCGCCCTGCAGGGCCCGGTCGACGGCCCGGTACAGGACGCCCTCAACCGCAAGCTTGAGCGTATCAACGGCGCGGCCAACTCCTCGACCCTGGAACTGCTCGACCGTACCGGCCTTGCCGTGGCAGCCAGCAACTGGCGCTTGCCCAGCTCCTACGTCGGCTCCAACTACGGCTTTCGCCCCTACTTCAAGCAGACCCGCAGCCAGGGTACCGGCCGCTTTTATGCCGTGGGCGTGACCAGCGGCGTGCCGGGCTACTTTCTCTCCAGCGCGGTGATGGACGAAAACAGCCGCTTTCTCGGCGCCATGGTGGTCAAGCTGGAGTTCCCGGAGCTTGAACGCGAATGGCGCCAGGGCAATGACATTTTGCTGGTCAGCGATGCGCGCGGAATCATCTTCATCGCCAACCAGGACGGCTGGCGCTACCGCGAACTCCAGCCCTTGAGCAGCGCCGACCGTGCCGAGCTGGCCGCCACCCGCCAGTACGACAAGCAACCGCTGGTGCCACTGCAGCACCAGGTACTCAACCGTTTCGACGACAACAGCCACCTGATGCGCGTGCAGGGCCCCGAAGGCACCACAGAGTACCTGTGGGAGAGCCTGCCCCTGGAAACCGAAGGCTGGACGCTGCACCTGCTGCGCAAACCCCAGGTCAGCGAAGACGGGCGCAATGCTGCCCTGGCGGCTGCGGCCGTGTGGCTGAGCCTGGTGTTCGCGCTGTTGTTCATCAGCCAGCGCCTGCGCCTGGCCCGCCTGCGCCAGCGCAGCCGCGAAGAACTCAAGCGCCTGGTCGAAGAGCGCACCCGCGACTTGCGCACCGCCCAGGAAGGCCTGGTGCAATCGGCCAAGCTGGCCGCCCTGGGGCAGATGTCGGCGGCCCTGGCCCATGAAATCAACCAGCCGCTGACCACCCAGCGCATGCAACTGGCGACCCTGCGCCTGCTGCTCGACAACCAGCGCTACGACGAAGCCCGCCGGGCCCTGGAGCCGCTGGAGCAAATGCTCACGCGCATGGCGGCCCTCACCGGTCACCTGAAGACCTTCGCCCGCAACAGCCCCAGCGGCCTGCGCGAGCGCCTGGACCTGGCCACCGTGGTCGATCAGTCGCTGCAACTGCTCGATGCGCGGATTCGTGCCGAACAGGTGGATGTCGCCTTGTACCTGGCTCGCCCGGCCTGGGTGCGCGGTGATGCCATCCGCCTGGAACAAGTACTGATCAATCTGTTGCGCAATGCCCTGGACGCCATGGCCGGCAAGCACTTCAAGCGCCTGGAAGTGCGCATCGAAGCCCAGGCCGATCAATGGCGCCTGAGCGTACTCGACAGCGGCGGCGGCATTGCCGCCGAACACCTGGCCAATGTCTTCGACCCGTTTTTCACCACCAAGCCGGTGGGTGAAGGCCTGGGCCTGGGGTTGGCGATATCCTATGGCATCATTCATGAGGCCGGTGGGCGCCTGTCGGTCGAGAACCAACCCGGCGGCGCCTGCTTCAGCCTGACCCTGCCCTGCGATCCGGAGCCTTGATGTTCAATTCGGTAATGGTTGTCGATGATGAAGCCAGCATCCGTACTGCCGTGGAGCAGTGGCTGAGCCTGTCAGGCTTCGATGTACAGCTGTTCAGCCGTGCCGAAGACTGCCTCAGGCAACTGCCTGGGCACTTTCCCGGCGTCATCCTGAGCGATGTGCGCATGCCGTGCATGGACGGGCTGCAGCTGCTTGAACAGCTTCAGGCCCGCGACCCCGACCTGCCGGTGATCCTGCTGACCGGCCATGGCGACGTGCCCATGGCGGTGGAGGCCATGCGCAATGGCGCCTACGACTTTCTCGAAAAGCCCTTCAGCCCGGAAAGCCTGCTGGGCAGCCTTCGCCGCGCCCTGGAAAAACGCCGGCTGATCCTGGATAACCGCCGCCTGCACGAGCAGGCCGACTTCAAGGCGCGCCTGGAACTGAACCTGCTGGGCATGTCCCAGGGAATGCAACAGCTGCGCCGCCAAGTGCTGGACCTGGCCAGCCTGCCGGTCAATGTACTGATTCGCGGCGAGACCGGCAGCGGCAAGGAACAGGTCGCACGCTGCCTGCACGACTTCGGGCCGCGGGCCGACAAGCCGTTCGTGGCCCTCAATTGCGCTGCCATTCCCGAACAATTGTTCGAGGCCGAACTGTTCGGCCATGAAAGCGGTGCGTTCACCGGCGCCCAGGGCAAGCGCATCGGCAAGCTCGAATACGCCAACGGCGGCACGGTGTTTCTCGATGAAATCGAGAGCATGCCCCTGGCCCAGCAGGCCAAGTTGTTGCGCGTCCTGCAGGAGCAGAAGCTTGAACGCCTGGGCGCCAACCAGAGCATCAGCGTTGATCTACGCATCATCGCCGCGACCAAACCCGACCTGCTCGAAGAAGCCCGCGCCGGGCGCTTTCGCGAAGACCTGGCCTACCGCCTGAATGTCGCCGAACTGCGCCTGGCCCCCCTGCGCGAGCGGCGCGAAGACATTCCGCTGTTGTTCCAGCACTTTGCCCGCAACGCCGCAGAACGTGTGGGCCGTACCGCCCCCTTGCTCAGCGGTGCGCACCTGGGCCGGCTGCTGAGCCACGACTGGCCCGGCAACGTCCGCGAGCTTGCCAACGCCGCCGAGCGCCACGCCCTGGGCCTGGGTGACCCTGTGGTTGCAACGGTGGAGTCCGGCCAGTCATTGGCCGCCCAGCAGGAAGCCTTTGAGGCCCAGTGCCTGCGTGCCGCCTTGAATCGGCACAAAGGCGAGATCAAGGCAGTGATGGAAGAGCTGCAGATCCCCCGGCGCACCCTCAACGAAAAAATGCAGCGCCACGGCCTCCAGCGGGAAGATTTCCTCGGCCCCCACTGACGCCCGATGAGCGGATTCTTGCCTATCACCCCTCGGCCAATAGGCGGATTTCCGCTTAACGCGCTGCGAAAACCCTTCTAGAACGGGCCTTCGGCACCTGGCACAGCTCCTGCTATAGACCTGCCAGGCTGCGTTTCGGCGCGCTCCACAAAAACAACTAGAAGGTTCCGTCCATGGACAACTCCTCTACCCTGCCTGCTGGGGCGGCTATTGCGCCTGCCGCAGAAAAAACCACCCGTAGCCGCCTCAAGTCGATCTTCAGTGGTTCGATCGGCAACATGGTCGAATGGTACGACTGGTACGTCT
It encodes:
- a CDS encoding DMT family transporter, with translation MSSRENTGMALGLLGVIIFSLTLPMTRIVVQELHPLLNGLGRALLAAIPAAALLLWRREKWPTWQQIKGLSLVALGVILGFPVFSAWAMQSVPASHGALVNGLQPLCVAFYAAWLSHERPSKAFWACAALGSALVLAYAVIMGAGQIQAGDLLMLAAIAVGGLGYAEGGRLAREMGGWQVICWALVLSAPLLLGPVVYLALQHQGPVSAKAWWAFGYVSLFSQFIGFFAWYAGLALGGIARVSQIQLLQIFFTIAFSALFFGEQVEPITWVFAAGVIGTVVLGRKTRVYPAAQTT
- a CDS encoding class I SAM-dependent methyltransferase, encoding MSDTPTAQAAPDARAQFLSLLATSLQQNALIKLVLARHVGTDEALQRIIAKPLTVKGQACLSLVYRYKTRDITRNLANDEALALVDELLPGSFRNAHLLSLSDEAQLEFSKKGKPMLHSKAVQQTLQAPAGEHDREKKRYLELSRPFLHDLGVTDKQHALIPSMSRKWKQINKFIEVFSHALASAPLAADQPLSVADFGSGKGYLTFAIHDYLRNTLQREAQVTGVELRPDMVELCNAAAARLEHPGLVFECGDVRSVVPAAIDVMIALHACDIATDYAIHTGIRCDAAIIMCSPCCHKQVRPQLQTPGLLKPMLQYGLHLGQQAEMLTDSLRALYLEACGYETKVFEFISLEHTNKNKMILAVKRQTPVDPTALLEKIRQLKEFYGVKEHCLETLLQADGLINAQA
- a CDS encoding TPM domain-containing protein; protein product: MTLLTEHEQRQVAEAIARVEQHTDAELVTVLASRADDYAYIPLLWASLVALLVPGLLFYLTGWFSVNSLLIVQWLTFLALCLLFRLPSLTTRLIPRSVRHWRASNLARRQFLEQNLHHTVGSTGVLIFVSEAERYVEILVDEGISRHLGNEVWEGIVQRFTEQVRQGQTLQGFVSCIEACGELLRQHVPLTHERNELPNRLVVLV
- a CDS encoding TPM domain-containing protein, which codes for MRLVHLALLLALFIVTPLKAEPTFPALTGRVVDNAGLLDAGSRSQLERMLAAHEQATTEQVVVVTVDDLQGLPIEDFGYQLGRHWGIGQKGKDNGALLIVAPKARKLRIEVGYGLEERLTDAQASVIINGIITPAFRRGEFSLGIVQGTAAILQVLGGNPLAEPSRAQGGGGGDEAPGWSVGLFILLIVIVFALQSMGLGGSGRGGRGGMGGGFGGGFGGLGGGRGGGGGFGGGGSSGGW
- a CDS encoding LemA family protein; translated protein: MQVIQFKGIRVGLLLMLASLVSGCGINNIPNYDEQVKAAWAQVQNQYQRRADLIPNLVETVKGYAKQEQETLTAVIEARAKATSIQVDASTLDDPKKLQQFQQAQSQLTGALSRLMVVSERYPDLKSNQNFLALQSQLEGTENRIAVARKDFIAAVQRYNTEIRTFPGRLWHTVMYSSLPLRENFEATASDADKAPEVKF
- the bglX gene encoding beta-glucosidase BglX, coding for MNKLCLLGLLVSLASQSAFAETPAEPLKNKQAFIADLMQQMTLDEKIGQLRLISIGPEMPREMIRKEIAAGRIGGTFNSITRAENRPMQDAAGRSRLKIPMFFAYDVIHGHRTIFPISLALASSWDMGAIAKVGRVSALEAASDGIDMTFAPMVDIARDPRWGRTSEGFGEDTYLVSRISKVMVESFQGKSPAEPTSLMASVKHFALYGAVEGGRDYNTVDMSPTKMFNDYLPPYRAAIDAGAGGVMVALNSINGVPATSNTWLMNDLLRKDWGFKGVTVSDHGAITELVRHGVARDGREAAKLAIKAGIDLSMNDSLYGEELASLLKAGEINQADIDNAVREVLGAKYDMGLFADPYRRIGKASEDPADTYADSRLHRAEARDVARRSLVLLENREQTLPLKKAGTIALVGPLADAPIDMMGSWAAAGRPAQSVTVREGMRQVLGDKAKVIYAKGSNVTHDKAILDYLNFLNFDAPEIVDDPRPAAVLIDEAVKAAKQSDVVVAVVGESRGMSHESSSRTTLEIPAAQRELIKALKATGKPLVLVLMNGRPLSLTWEREQADAILETWFSGTEGGNAIADVLFGDYNPSGKLAITFPRSVGQIPMYYNHLSIGRPFTPGKPGNYTSQYFEEPNGPLYPFGYGLSYSDFSLSALTLSSKTLKKGQSLEASIQVKNTGKRDGETVVQLYVQDIAASMSRPVKELKNFQKVMLKAGEERTVRFTLSEDDLKFYNTQLQWAAEPGEFNVQVGLDSQVVQQQRFELL
- a CDS encoding sensor histidine kinase codes for the protein MPYSFRALRLGLIVFFILAGTLFTAGWAMHHAKRQSMVEEAGRASQQLGLYATSLQTLIERYRALPAVLALDPELISALQGPVDGPVQDALNRKLERINGAANSSTLELLDRTGLAVAASNWRLPSSYVGSNYGFRPYFKQTRSQGTGRFYAVGVTSGVPGYFLSSAVMDENSRFLGAMVVKLEFPELEREWRQGNDILLVSDARGIIFIANQDGWRYRELQPLSSADRAELAATRQYDKQPLVPLQHQVLNRFDDNSHLMRVQGPEGTTEYLWESLPLETEGWTLHLLRKPQVSEDGRNAALAAAAVWLSLVFALLFISQRLRLARLRQRSREELKRLVEERTRDLRTAQEGLVQSAKLAALGQMSAALAHEINQPLTTQRMQLATLRLLLDNQRYDEARRALEPLEQMLTRMAALTGHLKTFARNSPSGLRERLDLATVVDQSLQLLDARIRAEQVDVALYLARPAWVRGDAIRLEQVLINLLRNALDAMAGKHFKRLEVRIEAQADQWRLSVLDSGGGIAAEHLANVFDPFFTTKPVGEGLGLGLAISYGIIHEAGGRLSVENQPGGACFSLTLPCDPEP
- a CDS encoding sigma-54-dependent transcriptional regulator, with protein sequence MFNSVMVVDDEASIRTAVEQWLSLSGFDVQLFSRAEDCLRQLPGHFPGVILSDVRMPCMDGLQLLEQLQARDPDLPVILLTGHGDVPMAVEAMRNGAYDFLEKPFSPESLLGSLRRALEKRRLILDNRRLHEQADFKARLELNLLGMSQGMQQLRRQVLDLASLPVNVLIRGETGSGKEQVARCLHDFGPRADKPFVALNCAAIPEQLFEAELFGHESGAFTGAQGKRIGKLEYANGGTVFLDEIESMPLAQQAKLLRVLQEQKLERLGANQSISVDLRIIAATKPDLLEEARAGRFREDLAYRLNVAELRLAPLRERREDIPLLFQHFARNAAERVGRTAPLLSGAHLGRLLSHDWPGNVRELANAAERHALGLGDPVVATVESGQSLAAQQEAFEAQCLRAALNRHKGEIKAVMEELQIPRRTLNEKMQRHGLQREDFLGPH